The following are encoded together in the Bacillus sp. V2I10 genome:
- a CDS encoding DUF84 family protein gives MKIAIGTLNPAKVNAVKASLSDFEQFTFKSVKVPSGVSDQPFSDEETIQGAINRAENARKMEQADLGIGLEGGIIETNQGFYLCNWGAISGGDIRPIIAGGARILLPDEVGKKVKSGVELGIVMDQYANQYNVSQNEGAIGIFTNGMVNRKEMFTHISKLLFGQYFYMHNKSSGR, from the coding sequence ATGAAAATAGCGATTGGAACCTTAAATCCGGCCAAAGTTAATGCGGTAAAGGCATCTCTATCTGATTTTGAGCAATTTACATTCAAAAGTGTGAAAGTTCCATCTGGAGTATCTGACCAGCCGTTTTCAGATGAGGAAACCATACAAGGCGCCATTAACCGGGCAGAAAATGCCAGGAAAATGGAGCAGGCTGATCTTGGCATAGGTCTTGAAGGAGGCATCATTGAGACAAATCAAGGTTTTTATTTATGCAATTGGGGAGCCATTTCAGGAGGCGATATCAGACCAATTATTGCAGGCGGCGCCAGAATCCTTCTGCCGGATGAAGTTGGTAAGAAGGTGAAGTCGGGCGTTGAGCTTGGAATCGTCATGGATCAATATGCGAATCAATATAATGTCAGTCAGAATGAAGGGGCAATCGGGATATTTACAAATGGCATGGTGAATCGGAAAGAAATGTTTACTCACATTTCTAAGCTGTTATTTGGTCAATATTTTTACATGCATAACAAGAGCAGCGGCAGATAG
- a CDS encoding M42 family metallopeptidase, with the protein MNQETLELFKTLTELPGAPGNEHAVRKFMRSELSKYSDEIVQDRLGSIFGVKHGQSEGPKIMVAGHMDEVGFMVTGVTKNGMIRFQTLGGWWSQVLLAQRVEIITDQGAIPGVIGSIPPHLLSEDQRNKPMQIKNMLVDIGADSDEDAAELGIKPGQQILPVCPFTPMANPKKIMAKAWDNRYGCGLSIELLKELKNETLPSTLYSGATVQEEVGLRGAQTAANMIQPDLFFALDASPANDMSGAKHEFGQLGKGALLRILDRTMVTHRGMREFVLDTAESNNIPYQYFVSQGGTDAGRVHTSNDGVPSAVIGICSRYIHTAASIVHIDDYAAAKELIVSLVKACDQTTLDTIKQKS; encoded by the coding sequence ATGAACCAAGAGACGTTAGAGCTTTTTAAGACATTAACGGAGCTTCCGGGTGCACCGGGGAACGAGCATGCCGTGCGTAAATTCATGCGATCCGAGCTCAGCAAGTACTCAGATGAGATTGTTCAAGATCGGTTAGGCAGTATTTTTGGGGTGAAGCACGGTCAATCAGAAGGTCCCAAGATTATGGTTGCAGGGCACATGGATGAAGTAGGGTTCATGGTAACGGGTGTAACGAAAAACGGAATGATAAGGTTCCAGACGCTTGGAGGCTGGTGGAGCCAGGTGCTTCTTGCACAGCGCGTTGAGATCATAACAGATCAAGGGGCGATTCCCGGGGTAATCGGATCGATTCCACCTCATTTATTAAGTGAAGATCAGCGGAACAAACCGATGCAGATTAAAAATATGCTTGTTGATATTGGTGCGGATTCAGATGAAGATGCAGCAGAACTGGGCATCAAGCCAGGACAGCAAATTCTTCCTGTTTGTCCATTTACTCCAATGGCCAATCCTAAAAAGATTATGGCTAAGGCATGGGATAACCGTTATGGATGCGGATTGTCGATTGAATTGTTAAAAGAGCTGAAAAACGAAACCCTTCCAAGTACTCTTTATTCTGGTGCAACCGTACAGGAAGAGGTAGGGCTTAGAGGAGCACAAACCGCTGCTAATATGATTCAGCCTGATTTGTTCTTTGCTCTTGATGCGAGTCCTGCCAATGATATGAGCGGAGCGAAGCATGAATTCGGCCAGCTGGGCAAAGGCGCCCTTCTCCGTATTTTAGACCGTACTATGGTGACACATAGAGGAATGAGGGAATTTGTTTTAGACACGGCAGAATCAAACAATATTCCTTATCAGTATTTCGTGTCACAAGGCGGAACAGATGCAGGTCGTGTTCATACTTCAAATGATGGTGTTCCTTCTGCAGTTATTGGCATCTGCTCGCGTTATATTCATACAGCAGCTTCTATTGTCCATATTGACGACTATGCTGCTGCAAAAGAATTAATTGTCTCCCTTGTAAAAGCTTGTGATCAAACGACATTGGATACAATAAAGCAGAAATCATAA